The proteins below come from a single Saccharopolyspora sp. SCSIO 74807 genomic window:
- a CDS encoding DUF3000 domain-containing protein gives MTEMAAVPETFRQAVAALAAPAERTGVAVSEVRPPKRLAPWAYAVAAEANGPADELATARLVLLHDPDEPDSWNGVLRLVVYLRAELDPELAADPLLPGVGWSWLTDALHEAGAAADRLGGTVTLTSSARFGDIAGPPRSHDLELRGSWTPGGEDLGAHAIAFQELLASAAGLPPEGVSLLNQRAGGAAPR, from the coding sequence GTGACGGAGATGGCGGCGGTGCCCGAGACGTTCCGGCAGGCAGTTGCCGCACTGGCCGCACCCGCTGAGCGCACGGGGGTGGCGGTCAGCGAGGTGCGTCCCCCGAAGCGGCTCGCGCCGTGGGCCTACGCGGTCGCGGCGGAGGCGAACGGACCCGCCGACGAACTCGCGACCGCCCGGCTGGTGCTGCTGCACGACCCGGACGAGCCGGACTCCTGGAACGGCGTGCTGCGGCTGGTGGTGTACCTGCGGGCCGAGCTCGATCCGGAGCTGGCCGCCGATCCGCTGCTTCCCGGCGTCGGCTGGTCCTGGTTGACCGACGCCCTGCACGAGGCGGGCGCGGCGGCGGACCGGCTGGGCGGCACGGTGACGCTGACCTCTTCGGCGCGGTTCGGCGACATCGCGGGCCCGCCGCGCAGTCACGATCTGGAGCTGCGCGGTTCGTGGACGCCGGGCGGGGAGGACCTCGGCGCGCACGCCATCGCCTTCCAGGAGTTGCTGGCGAGTGCCGCGGGCCTGCCTCCCGAGGGCGTCTCGCTGCTCAACCAGCGAGCCGGTGGCGCTGCGCCGCGTTGA
- a CDS encoding thiolase family protein codes for MAAPASAPADSRSAARAVRDVVFVDGVRTPFGKAGKKGYYAETRADDMVVKVIRELLRRHPELPPERIDEVAIAATTQIGDQGLTIGRSASLLAGLPQSVPGFAIDRMCAGAMTAVTSVAGGIGFGAYDVAIAGGVEHMGNHPMGEGVDPNPRYVADNIVDPSALVMGSTAENVHDRYPSLTKERTDAYAALSQQRYEQAALAGKISADLVPVSTRSAEQGWGLAAADEPPRPGTTADSLSGLKTPFRPHGRVTPGNAAGLNDGATGCLVADGDTARALGLPIGMKLVGYSFAGVEPEVMGVGPVPATEKALQRAGLSIDDIGLFEINEAFAVQVLAFLEHFGIADDDARVNPWGGAIACGHPLASSGVRLMTQLSRHFAEHPEVRYGLTTMCIGFGMGGTVIWENPNFDTAGGAE; via the coding sequence GTGGCCGCACCCGCGTCGGCGCCAGCCGACTCGCGCAGCGCAGCACGTGCCGTACGGGACGTGGTCTTCGTCGACGGCGTCCGCACGCCGTTCGGCAAGGCAGGCAAGAAGGGCTACTACGCCGAAACCCGCGCCGACGACATGGTCGTCAAGGTCATCCGCGAGCTGCTGCGGCGGCACCCCGAGCTGCCGCCGGAACGCATCGACGAGGTCGCGATCGCCGCGACCACCCAGATCGGCGACCAGGGGCTGACCATCGGCCGCAGCGCCTCGCTGCTGGCCGGGTTGCCGCAGTCGGTGCCCGGCTTCGCCATCGACCGGATGTGCGCCGGGGCGATGACCGCGGTGACCAGCGTCGCGGGCGGCATCGGGTTCGGCGCCTACGACGTGGCCATCGCGGGCGGCGTCGAGCACATGGGCAACCACCCGATGGGCGAGGGCGTGGACCCGAACCCGCGCTACGTCGCGGACAACATCGTGGACCCGTCCGCGCTGGTCATGGGCTCCACCGCGGAGAACGTGCACGACCGCTACCCCAGCCTGACCAAGGAGCGCACCGACGCTTACGCGGCGCTGAGCCAGCAGCGCTACGAGCAGGCCGCGCTGGCGGGCAAGATCTCCGCCGACCTGGTGCCGGTCTCCACCCGCTCCGCCGAGCAGGGCTGGGGCCTGGCCGCCGCGGACGAGCCGCCACGGCCGGGCACCACCGCGGATTCGCTGTCCGGGCTGAAGACGCCGTTCCGCCCGCACGGCCGAGTCACCCCGGGCAACGCCGCCGGCCTCAACGACGGCGCCACCGGCTGCCTGGTCGCCGACGGCGACACCGCCCGCGCGCTGGGCCTGCCGATCGGGATGAAGCTGGTCGGCTACTCCTTCGCCGGGGTCGAGCCCGAGGTGATGGGCGTCGGGCCGGTGCCCGCCACCGAGAAGGCGCTGCAGCGCGCGGGCCTGAGCATCGACGACATCGGCCTGTTCGAGATCAACGAGGCGTTCGCGGTGCAGGTGCTGGCGTTCCTGGAGCACTTCGGCATCGCCGACGACGACGCGCGGGTGAACCCGTGGGGCGGGGCGATCGCCTGCGGCCACCCGCTGGCCTCCTCCGGGGTGCGGCTGATGACGCAGCTGTCCCGGCACTTCGCCGAGCACCCCGAGGTGCGCTACGGCCTGACCACCATGTGCATCGGTTTCGGCATGGGCGGCACGGTCATCTGGGAGAACCCGAACTTCGACACCGCAGGGGGCGCGGAGTGA
- a CDS encoding ribonuclease D, which translates to MAVEAACPESVEPDRPEPALLTEPADGVPPVVESPAALETAAAALAAGSGPVAVDTERASGYRYSQRAYLVQLRREGAGTVLVDPVALNGALGPLAAALAGTEWVLHAASQDLPCLAELDLRPERLFDTELAGRLAGFERVSLGALVERMLGFRLEKGHSAADWSRRPLPQEWLVYAALDVELLIALREAMRAELERQGKLDWAWQEFDAVRTAEPPRARPEPWRRTSGIHRLRNPRQLAAVRALWEARDRIAAERDIAPGRILPDSAVVQAAQADPKTAEELTALPVYGGKQQRRRASTWLGALRSARELTGAELPVASPPQDGPPAPNRWADRDPAAAARLSAARSAISEIAEANGLPAENLLLPDLLRRMCWTPPKQLDTESVAAHLRERGAREWQLDLTAAALSTALQAGADQ; encoded by the coding sequence ATAGCCGTGGAAGCTGCTTGTCCCGAGTCCGTCGAACCCGACCGCCCCGAGCCCGCGCTGCTCACCGAGCCCGCTGACGGCGTCCCGCCGGTAGTGGAATCACCGGCAGCGCTGGAGACCGCCGCGGCCGCACTGGCCGCGGGGTCCGGTCCGGTCGCGGTGGACACCGAACGCGCGTCCGGCTACCGGTACTCGCAACGCGCCTACCTGGTGCAACTGCGCCGGGAAGGGGCGGGAACCGTACTGGTGGATCCGGTCGCGCTGAACGGTGCCCTGGGGCCGCTGGCTGCGGCCCTGGCGGGCACCGAGTGGGTGCTGCACGCCGCTTCGCAGGACCTGCCGTGCCTGGCCGAGCTGGACCTGCGGCCGGAGCGGTTGTTCGACACCGAACTCGCCGGTCGGCTGGCCGGGTTCGAGCGGGTGTCGCTGGGCGCTCTCGTCGAGCGGATGCTCGGTTTCCGGCTGGAGAAGGGCCACAGCGCCGCGGACTGGTCGCGTCGGCCGCTGCCGCAGGAATGGCTGGTCTACGCGGCGCTGGACGTGGAACTGCTGATCGCGTTGCGCGAGGCGATGCGCGCCGAACTGGAACGCCAGGGAAAGCTGGACTGGGCCTGGCAGGAGTTCGACGCGGTTCGCACCGCGGAACCACCCCGTGCGCGCCCCGAGCCGTGGCGGCGCACCTCCGGGATCCACCGGCTGCGCAATCCCCGCCAACTCGCCGCCGTTCGTGCGCTGTGGGAGGCCCGGGACCGCATCGCGGCCGAGCGCGACATCGCACCCGGCCGGATCCTGCCGGACTCCGCGGTGGTGCAGGCGGCGCAGGCCGACCCGAAGACCGCGGAGGAGCTGACCGCGCTGCCGGTTTACGGCGGCAAGCAGCAACGGCGCCGGGCATCGACCTGGCTGGGCGCGCTGCGCTCGGCCCGCGAACTCACCGGCGCGGAGCTGCCGGTCGCGTCCCCGCCGCAGGACGGCCCGCCGGCACCGAACCGCTGGGCGGACCGCGACCCGGCCGCCGCCGCGCGGCTGTCCGCGGCGCGCTCGGCGATCTCGGAGATCGCCGAGGCGAACGGCTTGCCTGCGGAGAACCTGCTGCTGCCCGATCTGCTGCGGCGGATGTGCTGGACCCCGCCGAAGCAGCTCGACACCGAATCCGTGGCGGCGCACCTGCGCGAACGCGGCGCCCGCGAATGGCAACTCGACCTGACCGCGGCGGCCCTGAGCACCGCGCTGCAGGCGGGCGCCGATCAATGA
- the hemE gene encoding uroporphyrinogen decarboxylase — protein MTQPAPVSARRDLTDAPLLVAARGGTPRHTPVWFMRQAGRSLPEYRKVREGTPMLQACLTPDLVSEITAQPVRRHGVDAAILFSDIVLPLYAAGVGLDIVAGTGPVVAEPVRDPASVAALPELDPEQVAPVGEAVRRLLGELGDTPLIGFAGAPFTLASYLVEGGPSRNHERTKALMHSDPRTWHALLEKLAETTLTFLRVQLAAGVDAVQLFDSWAGALSLRDYREFVLPHSRRIFEGVAESAPDVSKIHFGVGTGELLGAMRSAGADVVGVDWRVPLDTAAQRLREAAPGTDPVVQGNLDPAVLFAGDEAVEREVRRILADGRAAGGHVFNLGHGVLPTTDPDVLTRIVRQVHAESARS, from the coding sequence ATGACTCAACCCGCACCGGTCTCGGCTCGCCGGGACCTCACCGACGCACCGCTGCTGGTCGCCGCGCGCGGCGGCACCCCCCGGCACACCCCGGTCTGGTTCATGCGCCAGGCAGGGCGGTCGCTGCCGGAATACCGGAAGGTGCGCGAAGGCACCCCGATGTTGCAGGCGTGCCTGACCCCGGACCTGGTCAGCGAGATCACCGCGCAGCCGGTGCGCAGGCACGGCGTGGACGCGGCGATCCTGTTCAGCGACATCGTGCTGCCGCTGTACGCGGCCGGTGTCGGGCTGGACATCGTCGCGGGCACCGGCCCGGTGGTGGCCGAGCCGGTGCGCGATCCCGCATCGGTCGCGGCACTGCCCGAGCTGGATCCCGAGCAGGTCGCGCCGGTCGGCGAGGCCGTGCGGCGGCTGCTGGGCGAACTCGGGGACACGCCGCTGATCGGTTTCGCCGGTGCGCCGTTCACGTTGGCCTCGTACCTGGTCGAAGGCGGTCCGAGCCGCAACCACGAGCGCACCAAGGCGCTGATGCACTCCGACCCGCGCACCTGGCACGCGCTGCTGGAGAAGCTGGCCGAGACGACGCTGACCTTCCTGCGCGTGCAGCTGGCGGCCGGAGTGGACGCGGTGCAGCTGTTCGACTCCTGGGCGGGCGCGCTGTCGCTGCGGGACTACCGCGAGTTCGTGCTGCCGCACAGCCGCCGGATCTTCGAGGGCGTCGCGGAATCCGCCCCGGACGTCTCCAAGATCCACTTCGGGGTGGGCACCGGTGAGCTGCTCGGCGCGATGCGTTCGGCGGGTGCCGACGTGGTCGGCGTCGACTGGCGGGTGCCGTTGGACACCGCGGCGCAGCGGTTGCGCGAGGCCGCTCCCGGGACCGATCCGGTGGTGCAGGGCAATCTCGACCCGGCGGTGCTGTTCGCCGGGGACGAGGCCGTCGAGCGGGAAGTGCGCCGGATTCTCGCGGACGGCCGCGCCGCGGGCGGGCACGTGTTCAACCTCGGGCACGGCGTGCTGCCCACCACGGACCCGGACGTGCTGACCCGGATCGTGCGGCAGGTGCACGCCGAGAGCGCCCGGTCGTGA
- a CDS encoding response regulator transcription factor, with amino-acid sequence MVPHPREELFTVLVVDDHPLLREAIAARLLQMGAGTVHEAASMAEARARALATGPCDLAILDLGLPDGTGIDLVTELRTQGWPRIVVLASSDDPYAVRAAFQAGAQAYLLKSASPMVVTDGVRRVLDGGVYADPSVAPVLAAGTRVPGTDNTPRELSGREVEVLQLVADGRSNKEIGEALNLSALTVKSHLSRIGRKLGTGDRAQMVALAMRAGVIR; translated from the coding sequence ATGGTCCCGCACCCGCGGGAAGAGCTGTTCACGGTGCTCGTGGTGGATGACCATCCGCTGCTCCGGGAGGCCATCGCCGCCCGGCTGCTGCAGATGGGCGCCGGCACGGTGCACGAGGCCGCTTCGATGGCCGAGGCCAGGGCTCGCGCCCTGGCGACCGGTCCGTGCGACCTCGCGATACTCGATCTCGGACTCCCCGACGGGACCGGCATCGACCTGGTCACGGAACTCCGTACCCAGGGCTGGCCGCGGATCGTGGTGCTCGCTTCGTCCGACGACCCCTATGCGGTCCGGGCCGCCTTCCAGGCAGGCGCTCAGGCGTACCTGCTGAAGTCGGCCTCGCCGATGGTCGTCACCGACGGGGTGCGCCGCGTTCTGGACGGCGGTGTGTATGCCGACCCCAGCGTGGCTCCGGTGCTCGCAGCGGGCACCCGGGTCCCGGGAACCGACAACACGCCACGGGAACTTTCCGGGCGTGAGGTCGAGGTGCTGCAACTGGTGGCCGATGGCCGATCCAACAAGGAGATCGGCGAGGCGCTCAACCTCTCCGCGCTCACGGTGAAGAGCCACCTGTCGCGGATCGGCCGCAAGTTGGGCACCGGAGACCGAGCGCAGATGGTCGCCCTGGCCATGCGGGCCGGGGTGATCAGATGA